The following proteins are co-located in the Candidatus Avedoeria danica genome:
- the arfB gene encoding aminoacyl-tRNA hydrolase, which yields MSESIKIDDTLTIPAGEIEWRFSMPSGPGGGHAAASETRVELRWNVESSRVLSDAQRFVLLEHLEDRLTEDGLLRITVETERSQHQNREIATERFIHLVHDAIAADRTRWKTEVPAAVREDRLHDKHHRAAIKAARHDPEPEDVGLSGDVEVED from the coding sequence GTGAGCGAGAGCATCAAGATCGACGACACCCTCACCATCCCCGCCGGCGAGATCGAGTGGCGCTTCAGCATGCCGAGCGGACCCGGCGGCGGCCATGCCGCGGCGAGCGAGACGCGTGTCGAGTTGCGCTGGAACGTCGAGTCCTCGCGCGTCCTCTCCGACGCACAGCGGTTCGTGCTGCTGGAGCACCTCGAGGATCGCTTGACGGAGGACGGACTGCTTCGCATCACCGTCGAGACCGAGCGCAGCCAGCACCAGAACCGAGAGATCGCCACCGAGCGCTTCATCCACCTCGTCCACGATGCCATCGCGGCTGACCGGACACGCTGGAAGACGGAAGTGCCCGCAGCCGTCCGCGAGGATCGGCTGCACGACAAGCATCACCGCGCGGCCATCAAAGCGGCGCGGCACGACCCGGAGCCGGAGGACGTTGGCCTTTCGGGGGACGTCGAGGTCGAGGACTAG
- a CDS encoding DUF2235 domain-containing protein, translated as MYKQQSEQPPKKIVLLSDGTGNSPAKLMKTNVWRMYQAIDLSEGDQIAMYDNGVGTSAFKPLKLLGGGIGFGLKRNVIQLYMFACQNYVPDDARRGRAADEFYLFGFSRGAFTVRVLAGLIADQGLIRGVRGHELERMARWAYRGYRLTFPAKWHVRKVRATLYNAHRAWDRIVHPGAAKIEDVAKVAPRIAFLGLWDTVDAYGLPIDEMTTGWDQWVWPLSLRSRKPLDVVDKICHAVALDDERFSFHPVLYDEASVRLRGDDVPAADAVNAANALDKVPRKDVEPALAKHIDEERVTQVWFTGMHSDVGGGYPDDGLAYVPLCWMADQAMRASGGQGLRLFPSVVGEWQAHANPSGPLHDSRQGLAAYYRYKPRSVEALCDDDFVKVRIPRPKIHESVFTRIVAGRDEYAPIVLPERYAVVTDSGAILDGEANPYEQSDQAGARRAGQARVWDTVWLRRGLYFLSVGTSLLLIGVPFLAGTWWPDVFQLRSRGSAGIIDLAAEFLPGFTKPWTQYYRAYPIQLGFLLGVLILLLLASARFEQKIRQRMLGLWDDVLKGAAATESAERNKEGPVSRVRSIFGEHSAFERLTQRLVPPAFGFGALATIVLIGAGALNRGGFTAASVAGAVCRSSEGALDADGRWSPITFSSREPCHATGIGLCKNHRYSVSVALPKGGWTDGSYLVTSPAGFSSLEKRNIAFILGLPFRRLLTARWFVPTARIGASGIAEHQLLDKGTVEFTPRRDGELFLFVNDAVGIWPFTWTLYENNDKDDGDRRATVTITELP; from the coding sequence ATGTACAAGCAACAGTCCGAACAACCCCCCAAGAAGATCGTCTTGTTGTCCGACGGCACCGGCAACAGTCCCGCCAAGCTGATGAAGACGAACGTCTGGCGCATGTATCAGGCGATCGATCTTTCGGAAGGCGATCAGATCGCGATGTACGACAACGGCGTCGGCACGTCGGCCTTCAAGCCGTTGAAGCTCCTTGGGGGCGGAATTGGCTTTGGCCTCAAGCGCAATGTCATCCAGCTCTACATGTTCGCGTGCCAGAACTATGTGCCCGACGATGCGCGGCGCGGGCGTGCGGCGGATGAGTTCTATCTGTTCGGCTTCAGCCGCGGCGCGTTTACGGTCCGGGTGTTGGCCGGGCTCATCGCCGACCAGGGGCTGATACGGGGGGTTCGCGGGCACGAGCTCGAGCGCATGGCCCGCTGGGCGTATCGCGGGTATCGCCTGACGTTCCCGGCCAAATGGCATGTCCGGAAGGTCCGGGCGACGTTGTACAACGCGCATCGGGCCTGGGATCGCATCGTCCATCCGGGCGCGGCGAAGATCGAGGATGTGGCGAAGGTCGCGCCCAGGATCGCGTTCCTTGGCCTGTGGGACACAGTGGATGCGTACGGGCTGCCGATCGACGAGATGACGACGGGCTGGGATCAGTGGGTCTGGCCGCTATCCCTGCGCAGCCGCAAGCCGCTCGATGTCGTCGACAAGATCTGCCATGCCGTCGCGCTCGACGATGAGCGGTTTTCGTTCCATCCGGTGCTCTACGACGAGGCGTCGGTGCGGCTGCGCGGGGACGACGTTCCGGCTGCGGACGCGGTGAACGCTGCGAATGCGTTGGACAAGGTGCCGCGCAAGGACGTCGAGCCGGCGCTCGCCAAGCACATCGACGAAGAGCGCGTCACACAGGTCTGGTTCACCGGCATGCACTCCGACGTCGGCGGCGGGTACCCCGATGACGGGCTGGCGTACGTTCCGTTGTGCTGGATGGCCGACCAGGCGATGCGGGCGAGCGGAGGCCAGGGCCTGCGGCTGTTCCCGAGCGTCGTCGGCGAATGGCAGGCGCATGCCAACCCGAGCGGACCGTTGCACGACTCCCGACAGGGATTGGCCGCCTACTACCGGTACAAGCCGCGCAGCGTGGAGGCGCTCTGCGACGACGACTTCGTCAAGGTTCGCATTCCGCGCCCCAAGATCCACGAGAGCGTGTTCACGCGGATCGTCGCCGGACGCGACGAGTATGCGCCGATCGTGCTGCCCGAGCGGTATGCCGTCGTGACAGACAGCGGGGCGATCCTCGATGGCGAGGCGAACCCATACGAGCAATCCGATCAGGCGGGCGCGCGGAGGGCCGGCCAGGCGCGGGTCTGGGACACGGTGTGGCTCAGGCGGGGGCTGTACTTCCTCTCCGTCGGGACGTCGCTGCTGCTCATCGGCGTGCCGTTCCTCGCCGGCACGTGGTGGCCGGACGTGTTCCAGCTCAGGTCGCGCGGCTCGGCGGGCATCATCGACCTTGCCGCCGAGTTCCTGCCCGGGTTCACGAAGCCGTGGACCCAATACTACCGGGCGTACCCCATTCAACTCGGGTTCCTGCTGGGCGTCCTGATCCTGTTGTTGCTGGCCAGCGCGCGCTTCGAGCAGAAGATCCGCCAGCGCATGCTCGGCCTGTGGGACGATGTCCTGAAGGGTGCCGCCGCGACCGAATCCGCCGAACGGAACAAGGAAGGACCGGTCTCTCGAGTCCGCTCGATCTTTGGCGAACACTCCGCGTTCGAGCGCCTGACGCAGCGGCTCGTGCCCCCTGCCTTCGGCTTCGGGGCCTTGGCGACGATCGTGCTGATCGGAGCGGGCGCGCTGAACCGAGGGGGGTTCACGGCAGCGTCCGTCGCCGGAGCCGTGTGCCGGAGCTCCGAAGGCGCGCTGGACGCCGATGGGCGGTGGAGTCCAATCACATTCAGCAGCCGGGAACCGTGCCATGCCACCGGCATCGGCCTCTGCAAGAACCATCGCTACAGCGTGAGCGTTGCGCTGCCGAAAGGCGGGTGGACGGATGGCAGCTACCTCGTCACATCACCCGCCGGATTCAGCAGCCTCGAGAAGCGCAACATCGCCTTCATCCTCGGCCTGCCGTTCCGCCGACTCCTGACGGCGCGCTGGTTCGTGCCGACGGCGCGCATCGGTGCATCCGGCATCGCGGAGCACCAACTGCTTGACAAGGGAACGGTCGAATTCACGCCGCGCCGCGATGGCGAGTTGTTCTTGTTCGTGAACGACGCGGTGGGCATCTGGCCGTTCACCTGGACCTTGTACGAGAACAACGACAAGGACGACGGCGACAGGAGGGCGACGGTCACGATCACCGAGTTGCCGTGA
- a CDS encoding RNA-binding protein yields the protein MSKKLFVGGLPWSVTSEELQDLFAPHGEVLDAVVIKDRETGRSRGFGFVEFEDDAAAEAAVNALNNSSLGGRTITVNEANDRPEGGRGGGGGGGGGYRGDRGGGDGGGYRSDRGGW from the coding sequence ATGTCCAAGAAGCTGTTCGTTGGCGGCCTGCCGTGGTCGGTGACCTCGGAGGAGCTGCAAGACCTCTTCGCCCCGCACGGTGAAGTGCTGGACGCGGTGGTCATCAAGGACCGCGAGACGGGTCGGAGCCGCGGCTTCGGCTTCGTCGAGTTCGAGGACGACGCAGCGGCCGAAGCTGCTGTGAACGCCCTCAACAACTCATCCCTCGGTGGTCGCACGATCACGGTGAATGAGGCCAACGACCGTCCGGAGGGCGGCCGCGGGGGCGGCGGAGGCGGCGGCGGTGGCTATCGCGGCGACCGCGGGGGCGGCGACGGTGGAGGCTACCGCAGCGACCGCGGGGGCTGGTAG
- a CDS encoding FAD-dependent oxidoreductase produces MAGAKRFDVLVVGGGVNGLATAWQLARRGAGQGGAGQGGTGQGGTGQSEAGQGGTARIGLIDRFAIPHDRGSSHGPTRITRSTYADPRFVATMAEANAEDWPALEAAAGQPLRHARPTFFFGPANGPIAAYAAAVAKVDGAAIDAVPPAAARALANGWLRIEDGDVALHDRTGAVIAAADVMRVLERLVREGGVEVIEGTPVRAIGHAGDAAARTGRDAGRTSTGAADGPVVVETAAGTLLAERVVVTAGAWIGRLLPALADRLTPLRQTVALLDVDGDPTTAPNWVRVGPAGEPEVFGQPAFGHAGLKAAIHRQTGEADDPDIAVPFDAASPDVAALLDVIDRCLAVPVRGVLGGMTCLYTMTPDHGFLLGPLPDDPRIIVGAACSGHAFKFAPWTGRVLAGWAMGDGMNRGLGVG; encoded by the coding sequence ATGGCGGGGGCGAAGCGGTTCGACGTACTCGTCGTCGGCGGCGGGGTGAACGGGTTGGCGACGGCGTGGCAGCTCGCGAGGCGCGGCGCTGGTCAGGGCGGCGCTGGTCAGGGCGGCACTGGGCAGGGCGGCACTGGGCAGAGCGAAGCTGGGCAGGGCGGCACGGCGCGCATCGGGCTGATCGACCGGTTCGCGATCCCGCACGACCGCGGCTCGAGCCACGGGCCGACGCGGATCACGCGCAGCACGTACGCCGATCCGCGCTTCGTGGCGACGATGGCCGAGGCGAACGCCGAGGATTGGCCGGCGCTCGAGGCGGCGGCCGGGCAGCCGCTGCGGCATGCCCGCCCGACCTTCTTCTTCGGCCCCGCCAACGGTCCGATCGCTGCATACGCCGCTGCCGTGGCGAAGGTGGATGGCGCCGCGATCGATGCCGTCCCACCCGCCGCGGCGCGCGCGCTGGCAAATGGCTGGCTGCGGATCGAGGACGGCGACGTCGCCCTGCATGACCGCACCGGCGCGGTCATCGCCGCCGCGGACGTCATGCGGGTCCTCGAGCGGCTGGTGCGTGAGGGAGGCGTCGAGGTCATCGAGGGAACGCCGGTGCGAGCGATCGGGCATGCCGGCGACGCCGCGGCAAGAACGGGACGCGACGCCGGGCGCACGTCAACGGGTGCCGCGGACGGTCCGGTCGTCGTCGAGACGGCCGCCGGCACGCTGCTGGCGGAGCGCGTCGTCGTGACCGCCGGGGCGTGGATCGGGCGGCTGCTGCCCGCGCTGGCCGACCGGTTGACGCCGCTCCGTCAGACCGTCGCGCTGCTCGATGTCGACGGGGATCCGACGACGGCGCCGAACTGGGTGCGCGTCGGCCCGGCGGGCGAGCCGGAGGTCTTTGGGCAGCCTGCGTTCGGGCATGCCGGCCTCAAGGCGGCGATCCATCGCCAGACCGGCGAGGCCGACGATCCGGACATCGCCGTGCCGTTCGACGCCGCCTCGCCCGATGTTGCGGCGCTGCTGGACGTGATCGACCGCTGCCTGGCCGTGCCGGTGCGCGGCGTGTTGGGCGGCATGACGTGTCTGTACACGATGACGCCCGACCACGGCTTCCTCCTCGGCCCGCTGCCGGACGATCCGCGGATCATCGTCGGGGCGGCGTGCTCCGGGCATGCGTTCAAGTTCGCGCCGTGGACGGGGCGGGTGCTGGCGGGGTGGGCGATGGGGGACGGGATGAATCGCGGGCTGGGAGTCGGCTGA
- the ribA gene encoding GTP cyclohydrolase II, translating into MTHRSIPLPPVREVTQARIPTAVGAFQLRLYANDVDDKEHLALVAGEIGDGESVLVRVHSECFTGEVVGSLRCDCGPQLDRAIALVAEEGRGVIVYLRQEGRGIGLADKLRAYNLQDEGLDTVDANLALGHGPDDRDYTLAAAILHALGVRSVRLLTNNPAKVASLQANGLDVVERVPMGRFETAENAGYLRAKVERMGHLGGEGDRQGSPDA; encoded by the coding sequence ATGACGCATCGTTCCATTCCGCTGCCTCCGGTTCGCGAAGTCACGCAAGCCCGGATCCCGACGGCCGTCGGCGCCTTTCAGCTGCGCCTGTATGCGAACGACGTCGATGACAAGGAGCACCTGGCGCTCGTCGCGGGCGAGATCGGCGACGGCGAGTCCGTGCTTGTGCGCGTCCACTCGGAGTGCTTCACCGGCGAGGTCGTCGGGTCCCTGCGCTGCGACTGCGGCCCGCAGCTGGACCGTGCGATCGCGCTCGTGGCCGAGGAGGGCCGGGGCGTGATCGTCTACCTGCGCCAGGAGGGCCGGGGCATCGGCCTGGCCGACAAGCTGCGCGCCTACAACCTCCAGGACGAGGGTCTCGACACCGTCGACGCCAACCTCGCCCTCGGCCACGGCCCCGACGACCGCGACTACACGCTGGCCGCGGCGATCCTGCACGCGCTCGGCGTCCGCTCGGTCCGGCTGCTGACGAACAACCCGGCCAAGGTGGCGAGCCTCCAGGCGAACGGCCTCGACGTCGTGGAGCGCGTGCCGATGGGGCGGTTCGAGACGGCGGAGAACGCGGGGTATCTGCGGGCGAAGGTGGAGCGGATGGGGCATTTGGGGGGGGAGGGCGATCGGCAGGGATCGCCGGACGCTTAG
- a CDS encoding aminopeptidase P family protein, which produces MQHTERLAQLREAIGAAGLDAIAVVPGPNLVYLTGLHFHLSERATILFVPRHGRCAFVVPALEETKALSLPFDAALFPWPDADGPATGIAAAAASLELGGKKLGIEGRRIRFLELDLLAGSGHAPAALNGDAVFATLRMAKDDDELDAMRQAVGVAEAAFAATLEFIRPGVTEKEVAAELMVQTLNAGSGELPFQPIIASGPNGANPHAGAGTRMLAAGDVVTIDWGATVDGYASDLTRCVVIAGAEPDPRLVAAYDAVRAANEAGRAAARPGGSGQDVDRAARKAIVDAGLGAYFIHRTGHGLGLETHEEPDMNEGSLVPLAPGMTFTVEPGVYIPGIGGVRIEDDVVITADGSETLTTLSRELLVVGG; this is translated from the coding sequence ATGCAGCATACCGAGCGCCTGGCGCAGCTCCGCGAGGCCATCGGCGCGGCCGGGCTCGACGCGATCGCCGTCGTGCCCGGACCGAACTTGGTCTACCTGACCGGCCTCCACTTCCATCTGAGCGAGCGGGCGACGATCCTCTTCGTGCCGCGCCACGGCCGGTGCGCGTTCGTTGTGCCGGCGCTCGAAGAGACGAAGGCGCTCTCGCTGCCGTTCGACGCCGCACTCTTCCCGTGGCCGGATGCGGATGGGCCGGCGACGGGGATCGCGGCCGCGGCGGCATCGCTCGAGCTGGGCGGAAAGAAGCTGGGTATCGAAGGACGCCGGATCCGCTTCCTCGAGCTCGATCTGCTCGCCGGGTCGGGCCATGCCCCGGCGGCATTGAACGGCGATGCGGTGTTTGCGACGCTGCGGATGGCCAAGGACGACGACGAGCTCGACGCGATGCGCCAAGCGGTCGGCGTGGCCGAGGCGGCGTTCGCGGCGACGCTCGAGTTCATCCGCCCGGGCGTGACGGAGAAGGAGGTCGCCGCCGAGCTGATGGTCCAGACGCTGAACGCCGGCTCGGGCGAGCTGCCGTTCCAGCCGATCATCGCCAGCGGCCCGAACGGCGCGAACCCGCATGCCGGCGCCGGGACGCGGATGCTGGCCGCGGGCGACGTCGTGACGATCGACTGGGGCGCGACGGTCGACGGCTACGCGTCCGACCTGACGCGCTGCGTCGTGATCGCCGGCGCCGAGCCGGACCCGCGGCTCGTCGCGGCGTACGACGCGGTGCGTGCGGCCAACGAGGCCGGGCGGGCGGCGGCGCGGCCGGGGGGGTCGGGGCAGGATGTGGACCGGGCGGCCCGCAAGGCCATCGTCGACGCGGGTCTGGGCGCGTACTTCATCCACCGCACCGGCCACGGCCTCGGCCTCGAGACCCACGAGGAGCCCGACATGAACGAAGGCAGCCTCGTGCCGCTGGCGCCGGGGATGACGTTCACGGTGGAGCCGGGCGTCTACATTCCGGGCATCGGCGGGGTGCGGATCGAGGATGACGTCGTGATCACGGCCGACGGCTCGGAGACGCTGACGACGCTGTCGCGGGAGCTGTTGGTCGTCGGTGGCTGA
- a CDS encoding M1 family metallopeptidase — translation MPNDTHACSLHADGFTLPGAAKHFPPDLELEPVHLALDLSVDVLGEAVSGTATTTVRSRHDGASELTLHAVDLDGVVVRDPDGHPLTSSYDGAVITVRWPEGVARGETRRVAVAYRVARPIAGLFFSRPTDAVPDAATFVVSDHETERARYWLPCVDLPNARTRLDIRLRADARFTILANGALVGETDNGDGTKSAHWRLDFPCPSYLLCFAIGDFVRCDDGEVDGVPIAYFGTAPATPDDLRRSFGRTGAMLRWLNGRLGTPYPFPKYFQIALPGIGGAMENISLVTWDGRYVLDETLALELTRNVDDVNVHEMAHAWFGDAIVCRDFAHAWLKESWATYIEQVWFDDVAGADEGRYQFWRDAQAYLDEADNRYQRPLVARTFNSSWQMYDRHLYPGGACRLHTLRHELGDALFWEGVQAYVRQHVGGVVETDDFRRALEAVSGRSLGLFFDQWFHSPGYPDIKVTFSHDADKGQGTFTIEQTQASGTAKAGSAASATASAGASSTAVDAAPAVPVFTLSTAVGWTIDGVHHTAPVKLSEARHTVVVPMAKAPEIVRFDPGCTVLHKLSFTPGDALLRTQLTGASDVIGRILAGRELCATGKRANVEAVAAAYGSEPFWGVRVEWAGALGRAGTDAAIAALARIVATEADPRVQAAVMAAAAGYRDAGLAKAVADRLASGLPHLAAAAAYRALGAQRDAAPLDVLLAGAAAARYAGHTQGGALAGLAMTRTDAAYAPLLAATHVGATPEDARFHAVPALAEWAATRPRDSRERTATVERLEDLLRDPNERVRNAAVRGLATLGAGSGAIERFRKTQPAQDHFVVDRLLRQARAGGDEKVAGLEKQLEGLRDEVRKMRDTVEGLEAKTSPVVAEAGSATAGGKGGRRRKAGKRDKHDKDVKRVRKDSETTASLTDSLTASPTASPTADDQFTVEGER, via the coding sequence ATGCCCAACGACACCCATGCCTGCTCCCTGCATGCCGACGGCTTCACGCTGCCCGGCGCCGCCAAGCACTTCCCGCCCGACCTCGAACTTGAGCCCGTCCACCTGGCGCTCGATCTGAGTGTCGACGTGCTCGGCGAGGCCGTGAGCGGCACGGCGACGACGACGGTCCGCAGCCGCCACGACGGTGCGTCCGAGCTGACGCTGCACGCCGTCGACCTGGACGGCGTCGTCGTGCGCGATCCCGACGGCCATCCGCTGACGTCGTCGTACGACGGCGCGGTGATCACCGTTCGTTGGCCCGAGGGCGTGGCGCGGGGCGAGACGCGGCGGGTTGCGGTGGCCTATCGCGTGGCGCGGCCGATCGCCGGCCTCTTCTTCAGCCGCCCGACGGACGCGGTGCCCGACGCCGCGACCTTCGTCGTCTCCGATCACGAGACCGAGCGCGCCCGCTACTGGCTGCCGTGCGTCGACCTGCCGAACGCGCGTACGCGGCTCGACATCCGCCTGCGGGCCGACGCGCGCTTCACGATCCTGGCGAACGGCGCGCTCGTCGGCGAGACGGACAACGGCGACGGGACGAAGTCGGCCCACTGGCGGCTCGACTTCCCGTGCCCGAGCTACCTGCTCTGTTTCGCGATCGGCGACTTCGTGCGCTGCGACGACGGCGAGGTCGACGGTGTGCCCATCGCCTACTTCGGCACCGCGCCGGCCACGCCCGATGACCTGCGACGTTCGTTCGGCCGGACCGGGGCGATGCTGCGCTGGCTGAACGGCCGCCTCGGCACGCCGTACCCGTTCCCGAAGTACTTCCAGATCGCGCTGCCCGGGATCGGCGGGGCGATGGAGAACATCTCGCTCGTCACCTGGGACGGCCGCTACGTCCTCGACGAGACCCTGGCCCTCGAGCTGACGCGCAACGTCGACGACGTCAACGTCCACGAGATGGCCCACGCCTGGTTCGGCGATGCGATCGTCTGCCGCGACTTTGCCCACGCCTGGTTGAAGGAATCCTGGGCCACATACATCGAGCAGGTCTGGTTCGACGACGTGGCCGGCGCCGACGAGGGTCGCTACCAGTTCTGGCGCGATGCGCAGGCCTATCTGGACGAGGCGGACAACCGCTACCAGCGCCCGCTCGTGGCGCGGACGTTCAACAGCTCCTGGCAGATGTACGACCGCCATCTCTACCCCGGCGGGGCGTGCCGGCTCCACACCCTGCGCCATGAGCTGGGCGACGCGCTGTTCTGGGAGGGCGTGCAAGCCTATGTCCGGCAGCACGTCGGCGGCGTCGTCGAGACGGATGACTTCCGCCGCGCGCTCGAGGCGGTCTCGGGCCGGAGCCTCGGGCTGTTCTTCGATCAGTGGTTTCACAGTCCCGGCTACCCGGACATCAAGGTCACGTTCAGCCACGACGCCGACAAGGGTCAGGGCACGTTCACGATCGAGCAGACCCAGGCCTCCGGCACGGCCAAGGCGGGGTCGGCCGCGTCGGCAACCGCATCCGCGGGCGCGTCGTCCACGGCTGTCGACGCCGCGCCGGCAGTGCCCGTCTTCACCCTCTCGACGGCCGTCGGCTGGACGATCGACGGGGTGCACCACACCGCGCCGGTGAAGCTCTCCGAGGCCCGCCACACCGTCGTCGTGCCGATGGCCAAGGCGCCGGAGATCGTCCGCTTCGATCCGGGCTGCACCGTCCTCCACAAGCTCAGCTTCACGCCCGGCGACGCGCTTCTCCGCACCCAGCTCACCGGGGCGAGCGACGTCATCGGCCGGATCCTGGCCGGCCGCGAGCTCTGCGCGACCGGCAAGCGCGCAAACGTCGAGGCCGTTGCCGCCGCGTACGGAAGCGAACCGTTCTGGGGCGTGCGCGTCGAGTGGGCCGGCGCGCTCGGCAGGGCCGGCACGGATGCGGCGATCGCGGCGCTCGCCCGGATCGTGGCCACCGAAGCCGATCCGCGGGTCCAGGCCGCCGTGATGGCCGCTGCCGCCGGCTACCGGGATGCCGGCCTCGCCAAGGCCGTCGCCGACCGCCTGGCCAGCGGCCTGCCCCACCTCGCCGCCGCCGCCGCCTACCGCGCGCTCGGTGCCCAGCGGGATGCTGCGCCGCTCGACGTGCTGCTCGCCGGCGCCGCCGCGGCACGCTACGCCGGCCACACCCAGGGCGGCGCGCTCGCCGGCCTGGCGATGACGCGCACGGACGCGGCTTACGCCCCGCTCCTGGCGGCCACGCACGTCGGCGCGACGCCCGAGGACGCGCGGTTCCACGCCGTGCCCGCGTTGGCCGAGTGGGCCGCCACGCGCCCGCGCGACAGCCGGGAGCGGACGGCGACGGTCGAGCGCCTCGAGGACCTGCTGCGCGATCCGAACGAACGCGTTCGGAATGCCGCGGTGCGCGGCTTGGCGACGCTCGGCGCGGGCTCGGGCGCGATCGAGCGCTTCCGCAAGACGCAGCCGGCGCAGGACCACTTCGTCGTCGACCGTCTCCTCCGCCAGGCCCGCGCCGGCGGCGATGAGAAGGTGGCGGGCCTCGAGAAGCAGCTCGAGGGGCTGCGGGACGAGGTGCGCAAGATGCGCGATACCGTCGAGGGGCTCGAGGCGAAAACATCGCCGGTCGTCGCGGAAGCGGGCTCGGCGACGGCGGGCGGCAAGGGCGGCAGGCGCCGCAAGGCCGGTAAGCGCGACAAACACGACAAGGATGTCAAGAGGGTGCGAAAGGACTCGGAGACAACGGCGAGCCTGACAGACAGCCTGACAGCGAGCCCAACGGCGAGCCCGACGGCGGACGATCAATTCACCGTCGAAGGGGAACGCTGA
- a CDS encoding metallophosphoesterase gives MAVRRFAGSRALAETLDRPLRIAHLTDLHVGTVTPHAAQLAAIEAVNAAEPDLVFLTGDYVCHSLEHLDELHDALRRVAAPMVGVLGNHDHWCGAPAVRRALEGAGVDVLVNETRVIEIGGQRLQIVGVDDGRTGHADVEHAVRDVASGLPTIGLSHVPHEADALWEHGVSLVLSGHTHSGQVAVGRMNELFLAGLGGHRYIHGLYGDRWGRRFPGAVYVSAGIGAAVMAVRMGDRARREVALFDLGALPGDFDEHHAEQDPRPVGRALAQAEWELWRSRLRGGWLKA, from the coding sequence ATCGCCGTGCGCCGCTTCGCCGGCTCGCGGGCGCTGGCCGAAACGCTGGATCGGCCGCTGCGCATCGCCCACCTGACGGACCTGCACGTTGGGACGGTGACGCCGCACGCCGCACAGCTGGCGGCGATCGAGGCGGTCAACGCGGCGGAGCCGGACCTCGTGTTCCTGACCGGCGACTACGTCTGCCACAGCTTGGAGCACCTGGACGAGCTGCACGATGCGCTGCGCCGCGTGGCGGCGCCGATGGTCGGCGTCCTCGGCAACCACGACCATTGGTGCGGCGCACCGGCCGTGCGGCGGGCGCTGGAAGGCGCCGGCGTCGACGTGTTGGTCAACGAGACGCGCGTCATCGAGATCGGCGGGCAGCGGTTGCAGATCGTGGGCGTCGACGACGGCCGGACGGGGCATGCCGATGTCGAGCATGCGGTGCGCGACGTCGCATCCGGCCTGCCGACGATCGGCCTGAGCCACGTACCGCACGAAGCCGACGCGCTATGGGAGCACGGCGTCAGCCTGGTGCTGTCGGGCCACACGCATTCCGGCCAGGTGGCGGTCGGGCGGATGAACGAGCTCTTCCTGGCAGGGCTGGGCGGCCACCGCTACATCCACGGTCTGTACGGCGACCGTTGGGGCCGGCGCTTCCCGGGCGCGGTCTACGTCAGCGCCGGGATCGGCGCGGCGGTGATGGCGGTGCGGATGGGCGATCGGGCACGGCGCGAGGTCGCCCTGTTCGATCTCGGCGCGCTGCCGGGTGATTTCGACGAACACCACGCCGAACAGGATCCGCGTCCGGTCGGACGCGCGCTGGCGCAGGCGGAGTGGGAGCTCTGGCGGTCGCGACTGCGCGGGGGGTGGCTCAAGGCCTGA